In the Nitrospirales bacterium LBB_01 genome, one interval contains:
- a CDS encoding Bax inhibitor-1/YccA family protein, giving the protein MRTSNPALRANSLTRYRSISGYSETMTIQGAVNKSLLLIFILTLAAVWMWNRFFTEGPQVVMPFVILGAIGGLITAIITIFKNNFATVTAPLYALFEGLVIGGVSSLAEAAYPGIAFQAVVLTIGTLVALLFAYKTGLVRATQKFKSGVIAATGGVCLIYMTSMILGLFHIQIPFLFSGVIGLGFSVVVTAIAALNLVLDFDLIEQSAAAHAPKFMEWYGAFALLVTLVWLYLEILRLLQILRSIGDD; this is encoded by the coding sequence ATGAGAACATCTAATCCTGCCCTGAGGGCTAATTCTCTTACGCGATATAGAAGTATATCGGGATATTCCGAGACAATGACTATTCAAGGGGCGGTGAATAAATCACTTCTTCTGATATTTATTTTAACTTTAGCAGCAGTGTGGATGTGGAACCGGTTCTTTACGGAGGGACCTCAGGTTGTAATGCCATTTGTCATACTGGGAGCGATAGGTGGTTTAATTACCGCTATAATCACAATCTTTAAAAACAATTTTGCTACCGTAACTGCGCCTCTTTATGCACTTTTTGAGGGATTGGTTATTGGCGGCGTGTCCTCTTTAGCTGAGGCAGCATATCCTGGAATAGCCTTCCAGGCAGTGGTTTTGACAATAGGCACCCTTGTTGCTTTACTCTTTGCGTATAAGACTGGGCTTGTCAGAGCTACACAAAAGTTTAAGTCCGGTGTGATAGCAGCCACAGGCGGCGTTTGTTTGATTTATATGACCTCTATGATTTTAGGGCTATTCCACATCCAGATACCGTTTCTGTTTAGCGGCGTTATTGGATTAGGTTTTAGCGTTGTGGTAACAGCAATAGCAGCTTTAAATCTGGTGCTGGATTTTGATCTGATAGAGCAATCTGCAGCAGCACACGCTCCTAAGTTTATGGAGTGGTACGGTGCGTTTGCGCTTTTAGTTACGCTGGTTTGGCTGTATCTTGAAATCTTACGTCTGCTTCAAATACTTAGAAGTATTGGGGACGATTAG